In Buchnera aphidicola (Takecallis taiwana), the genomic stretch TACATAATACTTTAGAATTTTCAGTATTTCCCACATTATTATTATTTTTAACTTTATTACGTTTATCCTTAAATATTGCTTCAACCAGGATTATTTTATTAAAAGGGCATACAGGATTATACTCTGCTGGTCATGTAATTGAATCATTTGGTTATTTTTTAGTAGAAGGAAATTTTTCAGTTGGAATAATCATATTTATGATTTTAGTAATTATTAATTTTATTGTTATTACAAAAGGCGCGGGTCGTGTTGCAGAAGTAAGTGCGCGATTTATGTTAGATGGTATGCCTGGTAAACAAATGGCAATTGATTCTGATTTAAATACTGGTTTAATTAATGCACAACAAGCAAAAATACGTCGCATACAAATAGCACAAGAAGCAAATTTTTATGGTGCAATGGATGGGGCAAGTAAATTTGTTAGAGGGGATGCTATTGCTGGAATTTTAATTATGATTATCAATATTGTAGGTGGATTAATTATTGGTATGATTGAACATAATATGAAATTTTATGAAGCAAGTAAAATTTATACTTTATTAACTATTGGAGATGGATTAGTTGCACAAATACCAGCATTAATGATTTCAATAGCATCCGGGGTGATTGTAACTCGAGTTAGCACCAATCAAAATGTTAGTGAACAAATGATTGAACAAATTTTTTATCATCCCCAAGTTTTTATTTTAAGTAGTTTGTTTTTAGTGATTTTTGGATTAATTCCAGGTATGCCTAATTTAATATTTTTATTATTTTCTTTTATATTAATGATTGTTGCATGTTTTGTATATTATTTAAAATATATAGTATTACATTCATCTATTTCATATCAAACAGAAGATACTGCTCGCCAAAGCATAAAAAATATATCTTGGAATAAAGTTAGATTAGAACATGTAATAAAAGTTGAATTAGGTTTATTATTATCTGCAATGATTAATATTGATAATCGTAATAATTTATTTATTCATATGATAGAATTACGAAAAAAATTTTCAAAAAATATTGGTTTTTTACCTGATATTATATATATTACTAATAATAATTTACCTAACTGTAATTATCGAATTTTAATTAAAGGCGTGGAATATGGTACAGGACATGTATTTCTATATAAATTTATCGCTTTTGGCACAAAATATGTGACTAACGTTATAACGGGTTTACCAATTGTGAATTCGATATTTACGGAACAGGTGCTATGGATATCACCTAATATGTATCATATAGCAAAAAAAGAGAAATATAATATCATGTATCCACAATATATAATTATTATACATTTAGAACGTATTATGTTAACTTATACTCAGGATTTATTTGGCAGAAATGAAGTGCAAAAATTATTAGAGTGTATGACTTTAAAAATGCCAAAATTAATCGAAGAATTAATACCAAAAACTATAAGTATAACTTGCTTACAAAAAATATTACAAAATTTGTTGTTAGAACGTATACCAATCCGTGATATGAGAACTATTTTAGAAACGTTAATTGAACATTCTACACTTTATAAAAGTGCAGATGAGTTAACTAGTGTAGTACGTGTATCTTTAAGAAAATTTATTACACAACATTTTTTTACTAATCAAGATGAAATATATGTTATAGGATTAGACAGTGAGTTTGAAAATTCATTAGTTAAAATGATGCAATCTGGAAAAAGTTTTATTGAACCTATAAATATCATGTTTTTTAATAATGTTAGTCAAGCTATTGAAAAACAAAATTCTATTCATGCTCCGTTAATTGTCTTGGTAAAAAATATTATTCGTTGTTTTGTATCATCTAGTTTTCGTAAATACTTTCCAAATCTGATTATATTATCTGATTTAGAAATATCAGATGATAAAAAAATAATCATTACTTATTTAATTAAATCAGATAAATAATATATGATACAGAATTTATATACAATTAACAGTTTTAATACCTAAAATTTTTAAACCCAATTTAATTGTTTTTGCTACTAAAAAAGATATTTTAATTCTACTTTTCTGAATTGCGATTGTTTTTGCATGAATAATAGAATATTTTTCATAAAATATTGAAAATAACGAAGCTAGTTGAAAGAGATATGAACATAAAACATGTGGTGTACCATATTTCTTAATATGTTTAATAATATCTGTAAATTGTAATATTTTAATTGCTAAATTAGTTTCAACCTCTGTTGTTAATATTATTGTTGTGTAAATTTTTAATGGAGAAAATCTTGATTTTTTTATAATTGATTGAATTCGAGTGTAGGTATATTGTATGTAAAGCGCTGTATTCCCTTGAAAAGATAACATACAATCCCAATCAAATATGTAATTTTTTTCTCTATTTTTTGAAAGATCAGCATATTTAATTGCGCTAATTCCAATAATTTGTGATAAATATGATACTTTATTTTTTCTAAGATGGGGTTTTTTTTGTTTGATTATTATTTTTGATTTTTTAATTGCTTTTTGTATAAGTGTATTTAATTTAATTAGTTTTCCATTTCTTGTTTTAAAGGGTTTATTTTCTTTTGTTAGAACCATACCGAATGCATGATGCTCTAATGTAGAGTTTTCTGTTATATATCCAGCTTGTTTCCCAATTAATAAAATTTGATTAAAATGTTGTCTTTGCCGGATATCTGTGTAATAAATTATTCTATTTGCAAGTAATGTATTAATACGGTATCTTAGACATGCTAAATCAATCGTGGCGTATAAAAAAGTAGTATTTTTATTTTGTATAATTACTCCCATGGGTTTTCCATGCTTATTTTGAATATTATTTAAATATATAATAATTTTTCCATTTTTTTCATGCGCTATATTTTTTTTTTTTAGTTCTAATATCATTTCTGGTAAAAATTTAATATAAAAACTTTCACCGATAATATGTTTGTCATTTAATTGTACATTTAATAATTTATATATTTTATTATTTTCTTTTATTGTAATTTTTATAATTGTTTTCCATATTTTAATATATTTTTTATAGTTCTGTTGTAATAATAGTAAACATTGATTTGATTTTTTTTGAAATTCAGGATTTTCATCATATAATTTTTTAGATTCTTGATAAAATTTTTCTAAATTTTTTAATGATATATTGATATTGTTATATTGTTTATATTTTTTTTTTAAAAATGCAATTAACATACCAAATTGAGCGCCCCAATCACCTATATGATTTACACGTATTACATTATGTCCTAAAATCTCTAAAACACGTGCCATAACATCGCCTAAAATTGTTGATCTTAGATGTCCAACGTGCATTTCTTTGGCCATATTTGGAGATGAATAGTCAATAACAATATTTTTTTTTTTTTCTTTTAGTAATCCCATATTTTGAGAGTATATAATATCTTCTAATTTTTCTGATAACCATTCCTGTTTTAAAAAAATATTAATAAATCCTGGATGTGAGTATTGTATATCTTGATATATTGTATTTTTTTTTATAAAAAATATTATTTTATTTGATAAGTTTTTGATATCATGGTTTAAAATCTTGGCAATATTCATCATGCCATTAATTTGATAATGCGCCATCTTAGATTTTAAGCTAATTTTAATGTTATAAAGGTATTTTTTTGGTATATTAGCATGTAATGCGGATTGCATAATATCCTTTTTTATAATTTTTGTAATATTCATATTCGATTTACTAAAAATTTATTCAATAATTTAATTGTAATACATGTAATAAAATATTATGTTTAAATAAATTAAATAATGATTTTTATAATATTATTATATTAATATGTGACTTAATCTGTTTTATATATATGTTTAATAAAAAATATAATAAATGTGTTGACATATTTTTGTAATCATGTAATATGTATCTTATAAGTTAGTTGAAGACGCTCTTTAAAAATTAATCAGATAATTCATGTGGGCACAAAAAATTAGTTGCCAAATGTAATTTTACCAAAATTTTTGGTAAAATACCATGTTTTTCAAGTTTCAAACTACTATTTAATAATGGTAGTTACGAATTGAAGAGTTTGATCATGGCTCAGATTGAACGCTGGCGGCAAGCCTAACACATGCAAGTTGAGCGGCAGCGAGAGAAAGTTTACTTTCTTGTCGGCGAGCAGCA encodes the following:
- a CDS encoding flagellar biosynthesis protein FlhA — protein: MLNIFSFVRTVYVLLKIKWQAWIGPVMIFMILSMMILPLPAFILDLLFTFNITMSIVVLMVSLFIHNTLEFSVFPTLLLFLTLLRLSLNIASTRIILLKGHTGLYSAGHVIESFGYFLVEGNFSVGIIIFMILVIINFIVITKGAGRVAEVSARFMLDGMPGKQMAIDSDLNTGLINAQQAKIRRIQIAQEANFYGAMDGASKFVRGDAIAGILIMIINIVGGLIIGMIEHNMKFYEASKIYTLLTIGDGLVAQIPALMISIASGVIVTRVSTNQNVSEQMIEQIFYHPQVFILSSLFLVIFGLIPGMPNLIFLLFSFILMIVACFVYYLKYIVLHSSISYQTEDTARQSIKNISWNKVRLEHVIKVELGLLLSAMINIDNRNNLFIHMIELRKKFSKNIGFLPDIIYITNNNLPNCNYRILIKGVEYGTGHVFLYKFIAFGTKYVTNVITGLPIVNSIFTEQVLWISPNMYHIAKKEKYNIMYPQYIIIIHLERIMLTYTQDLFGRNEVQKLLECMTLKMPKLIEELIPKTISITCLQKILQNLLLERIPIRDMRTILETLIEHSTLYKSADELTSVVRVSLRKFITQHFFTNQDEIYVIGLDSEFENSLVKMMQSGKSFIEPINIMFFNNVSQAIEKQNSIHAPLIVLVKNIIRCFVSSSFRKYFPNLIILSDLEISDDKKIIITYLIKSDK
- the argS gene encoding arginine--tRNA ligase codes for the protein MNITKIIKKDIMQSALHANIPKKYLYNIKISLKSKMAHYQINGMMNIAKILNHDIKNLSNKIIFFIKKNTIYQDIQYSHPGFINIFLKQEWLSEKLEDIIYSQNMGLLKEKKKNIVIDYSSPNMAKEMHVGHLRSTILGDVMARVLEILGHNVIRVNHIGDWGAQFGMLIAFLKKKYKQYNNINISLKNLEKFYQESKKLYDENPEFQKKSNQCLLLLQQNYKKYIKIWKTIIKITIKENNKIYKLLNVQLNDKHIIGESFYIKFLPEMILELKKKNIAHEKNGKIIIYLNNIQNKHGKPMGVIIQNKNTTFLYATIDLACLRYRINTLLANRIIYYTDIRQRQHFNQILLIGKQAGYITENSTLEHHAFGMVLTKENKPFKTRNGKLIKLNTLIQKAIKKSKIIIKQKKPHLRKNKVSYLSQIIGISAIKYADLSKNREKNYIFDWDCMLSFQGNTALYIQYTYTRIQSIIKKSRFSPLKIYTTIILTTEVETNLAIKILQFTDIIKHIKKYGTPHVLCSYLFQLASLFSIFYEKYSIIHAKTIAIQKSRIKISFLVAKTIKLGLKILGIKTVNCI